GGACGTCGAGGCACCGTCGGTGGTGCCGGCTGACGGCGCGGCGGAGATTGCCGTGGCGGCCAATTGGGATCCCGTCGCGGGCAAAATCGTCGACGCGCAGCGGCATGCGACGGAGCTGGAGTTCACTCGTTCCGGCCCGCGGTGGGTCGGCGGATTCGAGAAAACGGCCGTCAAGGGGTATTATACAGTGGATGTGCGGGGTGGCCGCGTGGAGCAGCCCAAGCACGACTCGACGGAGTTTGCCGTCAACCTGTCGCCCGACGAATCGCAGTTCGCCCTGGCCGACGAGACGCAGTTGCGCGAGTGGCTGCCGGACGTTGATTTGGCCGTGGTCGATGCTTCGGCCGAAACGCAGCAGGAGTTGGGCACGGTTGGCGACGAGCGGGAGATTTGGCGTTGGCTGCTGGCGATCGTGTTTGTCGTGATCGGCGTGGAGTTCATGTTGGCGACGCTGGGCGGCAAGCGGCCCGATCAGGGAGAAGACCTTTCGGTGGGCGAGCGAATTCGCGAAATGAGTCCGGGCACGTGGGTGGGACGGATGACCGGGGCGGGACACGAGGATGCATGAATATGTCAAATCGACCCGATACTGAACACGACATCGGCCCCATTTTTCGCCTCATCCGGCACGTGCGGCAATTGCTGCGCGGAAGCTGGGTGGCCACCGGCCTGGCGCTGTCGGTCGCCATTTACCTGGGCACGCTACTCGTGCTTGCGTTGCTCGATCTCGTTGTGCCGTTCTGGCCGACGATGCGGGCCATCGCGTTGGCGCTGGTTGTGGTGCCGACCGTGTGGGTCTTTTTCAGTGGCGTACTGCGGCCGCTGTTTCGCCGCTTGGGAAATACCCACGTGGCGCGGCGCATCGAGCATTACCTGCCCGGCATCCATAACCGGCTGGTGAGCTGCGTCGATCTGTCGGACGACACACGGCGCAACCGCCATTCTCCGGAGTTCTATCGTCGCCTGGTGAGCGAGGCCATTGACCGAATTCGATCGTTCAGGCCGTCGACCGTCGTCGATCGCCACAGCCTGCAACGGGCCGGCATGGCGCTGGCCGCGACGGTGACGCTGTTTGTCGTTTGCTGGATCGTGCTCGCCGATCGCCTGCCGACCGCGATGGCCCGCATCTTTCAACCGTGGGCCGACATCCCGCCGGCCACGGGCGTCGAATTCAACGTCAGGCCAGGCGATGCCAAGGTGCTGCGGGGCGAAGAAATCGAGTTCGCCGTCGATGTGACCAAAGGCCAACCTGAGCAGTTGCGCGTCGAGTTGTTGCCGGACGACGGCAGCGAAACAATCTGGCACGACCTGCAGCCGCAAGACAAGGGCCCGTGGTCGCGGACACTCGAAGGGCTGGAAAAGTCGTTCGCCTATCGCATACACGGCGGCGGCACGTGGAGCAAAAAATACAAGATCGTGATGGTCGACCGCCCGAAGATCGTCGACCTGCGCGCGGTGCTGCACTATCCCGACTACTTCGAGTTGGGAGAAGAGGGCGTTCTTCCGCAGGCTTCGACCGATGTGACCGGCCCGGAGACCAGCGGCGTCGAGGTGCGCGTCGAAAGCGAGGGCGATGTGGCCGAGGGTGAGATCCAACTCCTCGACATGGCCTGGGAGCCGGTGCCCGTCGTCGATCGCCAGGAGCGTGTCTGGTTCGAGCGCAAAGCGCCAGATGGCGCCGTGTCGGAGGGGAATTGGCAATGGGACACCGAGAAGCATCAGCGTCCCACGCATAGCGAACCGGCTGCCGCCGGAGTGTACGGCCATCGTTTCCATACCGCGCCGGTCGGTTTTCAAATCGAGCCGGGCGAATATCTCTTTGCCTGGGTTTATATCGTGCCCGAGCAGAAGCCCGAAACGATCATGCTTGAATGGCACGACGGGCAAAACTGGGAGCACCGGGCCTATTGGGGCGACGACAAGATCGGCACCGGCCAGCCGAACACCGCCAGCCGCCATGCGATGGGCGCCTTGCCCGAAGCCGGCAAATGGCTGCGGCTGGAAGTGCCGGCCAAAGCCGTCGGGCTGGAAAACAAAGCGATCAAGGGCATGAGCTTCACGCTGCACGGCGGGCAATGCTATTGGCACTTGGCCGGCGCGCTTCCACCCCCCACGCGCGACCAGCGGAAACTCGTCGTTCGCGAAACGTTCGCGTTGGCGTCGCAGCATCCCGGCGAATGGTCGGGCATCTTCCCGCTGGTGGGTGAAGGGTTGTGGCGCGTCGAGTTGCGCAACGAGTTGAAGCATCCGAATCCGATGATGAAGGAGGCCAAGTACCTGGCCATTGACGACAATCCGCCGCAGGTCACGCTGGAGCGGCCGGGCGCCGACATCGTGCTCAGTCAGGCCAAGAAAGTGCCGCTGACGGTCGCCGCTTATGATGACTTCGCGCTGAAACATCTCAAGGTGCTTGTCGAGCGAGGTGATTCCGGTGGCTTCCGTGAAACGACCGGCAAGAAATACGGCAAGCAGGTCCGCGGCGACACGGCGCTTCTCACGCTCGACCTGTTGCCGTTCGACCTGAAGCCCGGCGAGCACGTGCGGTATCGCGTGCAGGTCGAAGACTGCAAAGGACAGGTGGCCGAGACGCAAGACTACCTGGTGCGCATCGCGACCGACGCCAATTCGGCCGATCAGCAGCTTGCCCGTTTCGAGCAGCAGCAAGACACGTTCGAAGAGAAGCTGGCCAAGCTGATTGCCGAGCAGGCCACAGTGAAGGAAGCGGTCGAGAAGCTCGAAGGCAAATACGCGCCGCTGGAAAAGACGATTGAAGAAGCGGAGGCCAAGGCGCAAGAGGCCGCCCGTGAAGCGGCCGAGGCCAATCCGCAAGTGCAGGCCGCCCAGTTCAGGCCGGAGCTCGATGCCGAGACGACGAGGCAGCTCAACGAATTGCGGCAAGAACTGGCCAAGGCCGCGGCGAAAGAGAACCAGAACGCCAATGTCGGCAAGCAGCTTGCCAACGAATTGATGCAGGCGGCCCAGCAGGCCGCTCAATTGCAAATGCTGCCGCCCGAGTTGGTCTCGGAGATGAAGGCCGCCCAGGAAGCGTTCGACCGCCTGGCGGTGAAGCCGATGGAAGCGCTGGCCAAAGACCTGCGGCAGGCTGCCAGTCCACAGCAGAACGACCCCAATCTCGGCGACCTGGCCAAAGCCGGCGACCACATTCAGGACGAGCTGGAAGCCTTGGCCGCGCGGCTCAAGGCGCTCGATAAAGCCCGCGAGCAAATGGACGCCGGCCTCGACAAGGCCTTGGCCCAGCTTCGAGAAGAGATGCTCAAGCAGCAGGCGGCAGGCACCGAGCGCGGCCTGGAAGACCTGCGCGAGATGCTGGCCGCATTGCGAGAGCAGTTGCAGAAATTCGAGGGTCGGCAGGCCGAGATGCTCGATGCTTCGCAGGTCGTGCCCGATATGATGCTGTCGGATCTGGAGAAGCGGCAGCGACGGTTGGAGCGCGAGAGCGATCCGGCGCTCGACGAGGCCCGGCAGCTTTTGGCTCAAAACCGCATGTCGCGCCGCGATCGCCGGCCCGATTTCCCGGATGCCCCCATGATGGGCGAGGACGAAGAATATCTCGTTCCGCCCAAGGAAGAGGATACGCCGGAAGAGATGGCCGATGCCGGCGAGGGTAAGCCGGAGCCGGGCGAACATCCGGAAGCGAAGGACGAAATGGGCGACGATGAACCGCTGTTTGAGCCGGCACTGGGCGGCCCGCGGCCGAAGCTCGACCCGCGGTTTGCCGACAAACGTCCGAAACCGAGGAAACACGCCGACGCGCCGCACGCTCCGCCCCAGGCGCAGCGCGGGGCTCTGGCCGATCGCCAGTTTCATCGCCTGGAGGAGTTGAACCTCAGCCAGCAAAGCCTGGGCACCGACATGGCGTCGTTGGAGGCCCTGAGGGAGCAGCTTCAACAGGCGCTGGCTGGTGCCAACGAACCGATGCCATCGGAGGCCGCACCGATGGGCACCGAAAACGCGGCGGCGGCCGGCGAACCCAACCTGGCAAATCTGCTGCAATCGCCCGAATTGCAGGAAGCGATGGCGCTGGCCCAGCGGCTGCGCCAAGCGCAAAACGCGATGGCGCAGAATCAGCCCGGCCAGCCGCAGAAGGGCCCTGCGCACACCTCGCGCGGCATGTCGCTGGGCAATCTCGGTCCAACTTCGACCAGCGGGCAGATCGTCGAGGTCGAGCTGTCGAAGCTCGATCCGCAAACGCGCTCGTTGATTTTGAAGATGCAGCCCAGGCTCCGCGAAGAGTTGTTGCAAGGCATGCGCGAGCAGGGACCGGAGGGTTATCGGAAGTTTATCGAGGACTATTTCAAGCGGTTGAGCGAGGTCAAGGCCAACTAAAGCTTCGACATGGGACAACTGAGATTCGCGTCGATTCCTACAATTAACTGAACGTCACCTTCGATGGATAAGCCGCTTCCAGAAGTTCTGGCGATGATTGTCGCCGACCAGATTTATCGCGACGATTTGAGCGGTACGCTGTCGATCCTGGGAATCCGCACGGTTATTGGCGCCACGTCGTTGCCACTACACCATCCCGGCCTCATTGTTTACGCGGCGCTCGTCGAGGGGCGAGGCTCGATCGTATTTGAATTGCGCTTCGTTGATATCGACGAGGAGCGAGAGCCGATTTATAGCATCGACGCCGACGTGACGTTCCGCGACCCTCTCACCGCAGTGGAACTCATCTTTGAAATGAACGATCTAGTGTTTCCAGAAAAGGGTGAATATCGCGTGCAGTTGCTTGTCAACGGACAGTTATTGCGGGAGCGCCGCCTGACGGTTCTACCGCTAAATACCAACAGAGGAGAAACCTCATGAGCCAACCGGATAAACCAAGAGGCAGCGTTCATGTCTATTACGAATTTCCCCCAGAAGGTTGCGAAAAAGCTCCATACCAGTTCACTCTTGAACAAGTAAGGCCGTATCTAAGCAACAAGCCGCTCCGTTATGGGCCGCAACGTCGGCGGCGTGACGAGGAGATGGGCGAGAAAAAAGACGAAGCTAGTCCCCGGCCCGAAGATAAGTCCAGCGATCCCGGCACGCCATGATTGAATCGTTACTGAAATCGATCGGCGTGGCCGACGACATCCGCTCGCACCTGGAGCACGTCACGCCGCACGTGCAGCGGCCGGCCTGGCTCTGGCTGGGGCTGGCACTGCTGGTGCCGCTCGCCTGGTTCATCGATCGCCGGCAGCGGGAGAACCTGGCCAGCGTGCCGCCGGGCCTTCGGCTGGCACTCACGGCCACGCGCGTGTTCATTCTCTTGCTGCTGGTCCTCACGCTGTCGGGTCCGTATCTCAAGCTCGACATGAAGACCGAAAAGAAGCCGATCGTGGCCCTGCTTTTCGACCAGTCGCAGAGCATGGGCTTGCCCGCCGGGCCGTTCGATAGCGACGCCGACGTGTTGGCCGCCGCCGAAGCGACCGGATATCAGGTCACCGACGGAAAGGTCGACGCGGCCACGCGCAAAGCGCTGAATGAGAAAACTCGGGCGCGCTTCATCCAAGAGGCCGTCGAACATCGCGCCAAGGAGTGGCTCGATCCGCTGGCCGAAAAGTACGACGTGCGGCTCTACTCGGTCGGCGAAGAAGTGGCGCAGATGCCGCACAAAAGCGGTCCGCTCGAGTTGCCCGACCTGGTGACTCAGGGTCCCGAAACACGTCTGGGCGACGGCCTGTCCCAGGTGCTCGACGAAGCCGCCGGGCGGCAGATCGCCAGCATCGTTGTCTTTTCCGACGGCCAGAACACCGGCGGCCGCTCGCCTGCCGAGGTGGCCCGCACGGCTGCCGAAGCCGGAGCGCCGCTGTTCGCCGTGCCCGCAGGCAGCCCGGCCGCCCTGCGCGACGTCGCCGTGGTCGATGTGTTCGCTCCCGACCTGGTGTCCAAAGGCGATACCGTCCATGTGGCTGCCACCCTCGAAGTGCAAGGCTACCCGGAACAGGCGGTCAAGGCCGTGCTCTTGGAAGACGGCAAGACGGAGCCGCTCGACTCGAAAGAGTTGGTGCTCCGCCGCACCGAGCAGCAGCACGTCGAACTCTCGTTCGAGGCGAAAGAACCAGGCGCCAAGACGCTTACGGTCAAGCTCATTCCCGCCGCCGAGCTGCCGGAGGACATCAAGGACAACAACAGCGATGAGATCGTCGTCCGCGTCAGCGACGAGAAACTGCGGGTGCTGTACGTCGAAGGCTTGCCCCGCTGGGATTTTCGCTTCTTGAAGAACTCCATGCGCCGCGACCACGGTCTCGGCGGTCGCGGGCTTTCCGGCGGCATCGTCGCCGGAACGGCGGCCGGCGGCAGCGCCACGACCACGGCGCCCGCCATGCTGCCGAGCTCGACCGGGGCAACGGATGAACCCGACATCGTGCTCGAAACCGAAGTCCGCCGACGTCCGGCGTCCGAACGCAATATTCTGCCCAACAGCGTCGATGCCTTGGCCGAATATCACACGATCATTCTGGGCGATGTCTCGCCGGCCTTGGCCGATCGCGGCTTTGTGAAGAACCTGGCCGAAGCGGTGCGCGAGCGCGGCGTGGGACTGATCGTCGAGGCCGGACCCAACGCCATGCCGTTCTCGTTCGAGCAGGAGTTCTTGGATTTGCTGCCCGTCAAGATTCGACGCAAGTCGGGCATGGAAGCGCAGCCCTACAAGCCCTTCAAGCTCCAGTTGAGCGCCGACGGCGGACTGCACGAGACGATGCGGCTGTTCGACGACGCGGGCCGCAATCAGAACGTCTGGGAGAAAATGCCGCCCTTCTATTGGTGCGCCGCGGTCGAACGCCCGTCACCTTCGGCCACCGTATTGGCCTACAACGCCAGCGTCGAGGGCCGCTACGGCAAGTTGCCTCTCCTCGCCCATCACTATGCAGGCCAGGGCAAGGTGCTGTTCGTCGGCACCGACAGCACCTGGCTCTGGCGGCAGAACGTCGGCGACCGGTTCTTCTACAAGTTTTGGGGACAGGCCCTTCGGTTCGTCGCGCGCCGCAACGACGACGAGAAGAAGAAAAGCTGGCTGGAAGTGCGGCCCGTGCGTGCCCGGCCGGGTGAAGCGGCGCAGATCGAGCTGATGGCCTTGAAGGCCGACGGCGCCCTGCGCACCGATGCAACCATCACGCTCCGCGTGGAGCGCGAAGGCGCGCCGGCAGAGACCGTGGAAATGGTGGCCGACAAGGCGACTCTGGGCCGTTACACCGGCAAGTACGCGCCCAAGGAGACGGGTAACTACCAGGTCGTTTACGATGCGCAAGGCGGCGAGAAGGTCGAAGCTCAGATGCATGTGCGGCCTTCGACGGAGGAGCTGCGGCGGCCCAATGTACACCTCGAAGCGTTGGCACAAATCGGCAAGATCGTGCAGCCGAAAGACCTGGCTTCGATCACCGGCGAGTTGAAAGGCGAGCCGAAGACCATTTCGTTGCACCGCGAGGCGAGCATCTGGGACAACTGGCTGATGCTGACGCTGCTGGTGACGATTTACTCGGTCGACGTCGGGCTTAGGCGATTGAGCGGGCTATCGTAAGATAATGTTTGATCCAGGCAGCGGGGATAGAACCGTGGACCTTGAAATGGAAACTTTCTCTCCGACCTTCGCGCGAGCCTCTGTAGGGAACGCCCTCCGTGGCGTTCCGCAGACGACTGCCAATCCGGCCAACCGGTCCGCCGCGGAACGCCACGGAGGGCGTTCCCTACAGAGATCGGCAATGTCTCTTATTGTGTTGGCGCTCGTGGGCCGAGCCGCCGCCGCCGATGCACCCGCCGACAACGCGTTGCCGCTCACGGAGACGCGGATCGTCGAACAAGTCACCGGGGCGGTCGACAAGGCGCTGGCCTACATCGCCGAAAGGCAGCGGCCGGACGGCGGCTGGCACGACAACAACGCGCCCAACGCCTTGTCGATGCTGGCCTTCATGGGCCGCGGCCACGTGCCCGGCCGAGGTCCTTATCGCGGCGTACTGGAGCGCGGCAAAAAGTTCGTGCTCGGCCAGCAGCAGCCCAACGGCCTGTTCGCCTCGTCGCGGCCCTCGCACGGCCCGATGTACGAGCACGCGCTGACCACGCTGGCCATGGCCGAGATGTACGGCATGGATGCCGATCCGGCGCTCGAAGATGGCGTGCGCCGCAGCGTCAATCTGATCGTCGCCGCACAGTCGCCCAACGGCGGCTGGCGCTATCAACCGCAGCCGTCGGACGCCGACCTGAGCGTGACGGTGATGCAGATCGTCGCCTTGCGTGCGGCCAACAACGCGGAGATCGCCGTTCCGGCCGCCACGATCGACAAAGCGATCGCCTACGTCAAATCGTGCGCGCATCCCAACGGCGGCTTCGCCTATCAGACCGGCGGCAGCCCCAACCATCAGATGAGCGCGGCGGGCACGCTCTCGCTGCAGTTGCTCGGACAATACGAAGAGCCGAGCATCAAGAAGGCGCTCGATTATCTGGCGCCCACGGAAATCAAATGGCAGGCCGGCCCGGTGCAGTATTTTTATTACTTCCATTACTATGCCATCCAGGGCCATTATCAGGCCGGCGGCAAATACTGGAATGAATGGCACCCGAAGATCCGTCAATTGCTGCTCGATAAGCAGAACCCCGATGGAAGCTGGGACGTGCCGCCGGGCACAGCGGAAAACGAAGGCGTCGTCGGCCCCAACAAGGTTTATTGGACGGCAATGGCGTCGCTGGTGCTCGAGATTTACATGCACTTCTTGCCGGCGTATCAGAGATAGTCTGCCGGTCGTGGCCTCCCCTTGGCCTTCGGCACGACGCCGGAAACGATTCCCGTTGGTCCCTTGTCCGTCGCCAAACAA
Above is a genomic segment from Pirellulales bacterium containing:
- a CDS encoding prenyltransferase/squalene oxidase repeat-containing protein, giving the protein MSLIVLALVGRAAAADAPADNALPLTETRIVEQVTGAVDKALAYIAERQRPDGGWHDNNAPNALSMLAFMGRGHVPGRGPYRGVLERGKKFVLGQQQPNGLFASSRPSHGPMYEHALTTLAMAEMYGMDADPALEDGVRRSVNLIVAAQSPNGGWRYQPQPSDADLSVTVMQIVALRAANNAEIAVPAATIDKAIAYVKSCAHPNGGFAYQTGGSPNHQMSAAGTLSLQLLGQYEEPSIKKALDYLAPTEIKWQAGPVQYFYYFHYYAIQGHYQAGGKYWNEWHPKIRQLLLDKQNPDGSWDVPPGTAENEGVVGPNKVYWTAMASLVLEIYMHFLPAYQR